The region CTGAAGCCTGGAAGGAGGAGTGGATTGAGGCAATCGCTTAGATCGTTCCCGATTGACCGATACTTCTAGTTCCTGGTCATGCTCTTCTCCGTCCCGATACCCATTGGACTGCGGCAACTGCGTGTCGCTATCCTTCTCTGCAATGCTTTTCAGCTTTGAAAGGAAATTATCCACTTAAACCTCACAACCCGTTGCAGTCCATCTGGTATTTCAGGTCAATTAGAAAAAGGTGATCACACTCACCCAAAATAGCTAACTCAACGAGGAGTGTCCAAGGGCGAGGGCAACAACTAACATCCCCAAAACCAGGAAAGGCTGGGCACTTGCCTGGTACTTCACGTCGTTCTCCAAAGGGTTCCGGAGAAAATACATATCCTGAAAGGTTATTTGCGGAATAATTAACAGGATCAAAATGGCAGCATACAGGTTTTGGTGGATATGGATCAAGTAAGCGGCGATCCCAGCCTGGAAAATATCAATCATCAGGACGCAAATCCAGGCGGCTGTGTTAACGCCGAACATAACTGGTAAGGACTTAAGCCCCAGTTGGCGATCGCCCTCTACACTCTTAAAATCATTCACGACAGCAATGCCTAACCCCGCCAGACTGTAGAACAGTGTGAGAACCATGATAGAGGGAGTGAGATCCCCAAATAATGCCTGTCCTGCCCACCACGGCAACGCAATATAGCTGGCACCTAGGGCATAGCTACTTAGCCAGCCATTGTTCTGCTTGAGTTTAAGGGGTGGAGCCGAATAGATATAGGAGATAAAAGAGCCAAAAATAGCAAGCACTGTCAGGGTTGGAAATCTGTGCCCAGCCCATTGATCCAGCACAAAGGCAACTGCCACCCCTGCCAGCAGCAGCACCCAAATTTGGGTCACCACCTTGGGCAGCGAAATCGCTCCTGAGGGAATAGGGCGGTAGGGTTCGTTGATCGCATCCACATCGCGATCGTAGTACTCGTTCAAAGTCTGAGTGTAACCAGCCATGAGTGGACCTGACATTAACATACACGCTGCTGAAATCAGCACATTTTCCAGCGTCCACTCAAAATTGCCAGATGAGGCAGCTCCACAAACCACCCCCCACATTAAGGGAATCCAGGTGATAGGCTTCATCAGTTGCAGGCGGACTTTCCAGATGGAAGTTTCTCCTGCCTGAGCACCTTTCATACCTAATAGCTGCCGGGCTTTTGCACTGCGATCCGTAACCGTAGAGTCAGATGGGACAGGGGTACCATCGTTACTCGCTGAATCGGACGAAACAGGGTCGGTTGAAAGTTGGGAAGGGTTGAGATCAGCCATAGTTAACAGTTAAAACTGGGTTAGAAAGAAATGATCAAAAAGCCATCCTGGAACTTTGCGCCTGTGACAGCAGAATCTCTTAATTCTGACGGTAAGAAAACATTGCGTCTCTGGTCGCCTGCTTCGATGGTTAGTTCTGGTCCGTACTGAGTGAGCTTAACCTGTTTGCGATCGAAACCTGGAAGAAACAGACTCACCTTTCGCTCGGCAACATTTACAGCAACAGGGCGAGGCATCTGAGCCGCTTGATCAAAGTTGGGTAGCGAATTGATTAAGGGTTGCCAATCATTCACTGGTTGAATGGGGATTGGGGAAATGGGCAAGGGGGAAAATTGTGAAGCCAAGTTTGTGTCTCCCTCTGCCCGATTGAGAATTAGCCCACCAACGGTTAACCCTGCCTGCTGGGATGCGCCCCAGAGGTACTTTGCAGTGGCAATCGCCACCTCATCTGGTGTTGTAACTAGATAAGCCGCAACCCGATTTGGATCAGCGATCGCTGCTTTCCCCTCGTCAAGCAGATGATTCACCTGTTGAGTGGCAGGTTGCTCAAAAATGTCCCCCGTCCAGCTTACATTTAGAACCGCGATCGCGATCGGTTGCAACAGCGGAACAACTGTCTTACCCAGATCCGAATTGGCAAAGACTTGCCGGAATCGGCGAATATACCAACTCAAGACCTCTGGCATTCCCAGCATTCGTAAGGTTGTCTGGTCGCCTGTGCCGTCATACACAATTGCGTCGTACTTGCCGCTTGCCTCGTATTCTCGAATTGCATTTAGCACGAGTGCTGCATCCATCCCAGGCAGAACCCCCAACTCCTGCCCATACACTTCTTTGAAGAAAGGGGTTCGCAGGTATTGAGCCTCCAGTTTCTTCAGTTCCTCCCAACTACGCTCTAGTAATGCTGCCGCTTGAAGTTGAACTACATCGAGATTAGGTTCGTAGTAGGTTGGCTCAAAATGCAGCGTTGCATTCAAAACGAGTCCTACTCCCGGACCAGGGTCTTGAGTGGCAAATAAGACTCGCTTCCCTTGCCCAGCCAACCGCTTTGCTGCTGCGATCGCAATCGTGGTTCGGCCAACACCACCTTTGCCTAAAAATGTCAAAATCAGAGCCATCGACTAGGTCTCCAAGCTCACTGTGTACACCTTCCATTAGACCGCTTGCTCACTCAACCTGACATCAGCAGATGAGGATTTGCAAAATTAGAGCCTAATTTCTGCAAGACATTGCCTGTGCTAAGAGCCTAACCTGAAACTTTCGCAAAAAACTGCAGGCGAGGTTAACCAAAAGAACAAGAACCGAAGCGATTCAAGACGTAGGCTCGATTTCGTCCTCAAAAAACCAAGTTGCAAACTTATCCTCAAACTGGACAAGCACTCCTACTCCACTTCCATCCGTCATCTTAAAATCCAGAATTGTGCCAGTTTGACCTAACTTCTGGACAACAACATCTGACACGCGATCTCGTAGCCGACGAACACGAACTTTCTGACCAACTTCCATCATTACTCCCATATCAACAAACCAAACAACAGTGTATCAGCGTCCTGCACCCGATTTAGCGCCGAAAGCACAGAAATCGAGGAAAGTTTGAGAAAGAGGGGAACGGACAATGGGCAATGGCGGAGGTAGGGATGGTCAGAATAACGGAGGAGAGTAACAGCGTACTAAAATTCAGAAGTTTCCTTGGGAGAAGTCAAAACTATGCTAGCAAAGCGAATTCTGCCATGTCTGGATGTGAAAGCAGGGCGGGTTGTCAAAGGTGTTAATTTCGTGGATTTGCGGGATGCGGGCGATCCAGTAGAACTGGCTCAGGCATACAATGATGCTGGGGCAGATGAGCTGGTGTTTTTGGATATTACCGCTACTCACGAGGATCGGGACATTATTCTCGATGTGGTGTATCGCACAGCAGAACAGGTGTTTATTCCGTTAACAGTTGGCGGAGGAATCCAATCCTTAGAAACAATTAAACGATTGTTAAGGGCTGGAGCAGATAAGGTAAGCATCAATTCCGCTGCTGTTCGAGATCCGAGCCTGGTTGACCGTGCTAGCGATCGCTTTGGTAACCAATGTATTGTAGTCGCAATCGATGCTCGACGACGTACCGATCCTGGCAATCTAGGCTGGGACGTTTATGTTCGGGGTGGAAGAGAGAATACCGGATTAGATGCACTTAGCTGGGCACAAGAAGTAGCACAGCGGGGAGCTGGTGAATTACTGGTAACCAGTATGGATGCTGATGGAACTCAGGCAGGTTATGACTTGGAGCTAACTCGCGCGATCGCTGAACGGGTTGAGATCCCAGTCATTGCTTCTGGCGGAGCAGGCAACTGTGACCACATCTATCAAGCCTTAACAGATGGTAAAGCCGAAGCAGCCTTACTCGCTTCCTTGCTCCATTATGGACAACTCACTGTTGCTCAAATCAAATCCCACCTGAGTGAACGCCATGTTCCTGTGCGGCTGAGTTCTTGAGTGAAAAGGCTGATTCAACCCATAGTAAGACTCAGGCAATTTACCTGCCGCCATTGTTGCTTAATCGCCATTTACTAAGATGTCAAGCTGTGCTGTTGTCTGAGTGTCTGTTACAATATGTAACGTATGTTGATAACAATTCTTGCTATTGTCATTTCTCTCGTTGCTTGGTCTTTGCATCTGATGCAAGAGGCGATTGAACGTCGCGAGTTTTCTTTAATGTTGGCGGGTACTCTGGTTGCATTTTCGGCAGCAGCGCTGGTAGGAGTATATTTTCTGATGGGGAATTACCTGGGATACATGACTCGCATTGCCCATCCTCCTTCTTATGAATACTCTTACTATGATGGGCAGTTGGTTGGTTCTGATGATCTATTAATGAATTGATGATCTTTTAAGGAATAAAATGATCTCGGATTGAGGTCCAACCTTGTTGTTCAAATGGTTTCAAACTTCCTTAACAATCTTGCGTTAGAAGTGCGTGCAAAGTGGCAAAACTAGAGTAGGTTCACTAGGCTGCTGGTGAGCATTGCCCTTCAGTTGTGCTAGAAGAATTAACCCTAAATCTATGACATACACGATCCCCGAACTAGACAGTATTAGCCGCCAGTTAATGAGCCTGGAGCGCCCCAAGAAAGCGAAGATGTTGGTAGTGGATGACGAACCCGATAATCTTGATTTGCTATACCGCACTTTTCGACGTGACTTTCAAGTATTGAAGGCAGAAAGTGGTGTTCATGCTCTGGAAGTGTTGGCAGCCGAGGGAGAAGTTGCTGTCATTATCTCTGACCAGCGGATGCCTGAAATGAAGGGAACCGAGTTTTTGAGCCGAACTGTACCTCAGTTCCCGGACACAATGCGGATTATTTTGACTGGGTTTACAGATGTAGAAGATTTGGTTGAAGCTATCAACTCTGGGCAGGTCTATAAGTACATTACCAAGCCCTGGAATCCTGATGAGCTAAAGGCAGTGGTACAACGGGCGGCTGAGACTTACGAATTGCTGAAGCAGCGGACAGAAGAACTACAGCGATCGCAAGCACAAACAGCACTCCTGTCAACAATTGTTTGTACTGTCCAGGAGGCAACATCAGTTGAGACGTGTTTGGCTCCATTGGCAGTTGCGTTTGGTAAGACATTTCATGCCGATGGCTGCATTTTGCAACTTGTGGAAGGGGATACTCTCACTGCTTCACAAGGAACTTTTAGCGCAGATGGTGCGATTGAAAATTGGTTAGCGCAAGATTCTTTAACAAAAGACGCGATCGCTGCCAGAAAAATGGAAGTAGCCGTTGATATTCCCTCCGATAGCAGCCTGGCATCGGCTGAGCATTACACTAGCTCTGGCACTCAGGCTCACTTGATTGTTCCTGTTGTCTACCGAGATAAGGTGTTAGCTGTTCTCTCCCTGCAATGGAAGAAACCTTGTACTCTGCGAGAAGACGAACTCGTGTTGTTACACCTTTCTGCCCAACAAGTAGCAATTGCGCTGCATGGAATGATCTGCTAGCATCCACTAAACTTTTCTTAAAACACCTCCATTTGTAAAAACTACAAAAAAGCCTCCACAACACATGGAGGCCTTTACATAAATCAAGAGTCTCAGACCCTAGAGAGCGTTACCACGGGGGAGTACCTCCTCAGGGAAGACAAAGTTTTCGTGAGGCTGGTCTTGAGGAGCCATCCAGGCACGGATGCCCTCATTCAGCAGAATGTTCTTGGTGTAAAAGGTCTCAAACTCAGGGTCTTCAGCCGCTCGCAACTCTTGCGACACAAAGTCATACGCCCGCAAGTTGAGCGCTAATCCCACTATCCCTACCGATGCCATCCATAGCCCTGTGACTGGCACAAACAACATGAAAAAGTGCAGCCAGCGCTTGTTGGAAAACGCAATCCCGAATATCTGCGACCAGAATCGGTTTGCCGTCACCATGGAGTAGGTCTCTTCTGACTGGGTCGGCGAAAAGGCTTTGAAGGTGTTGGCAGAGTCCCCATCCTCGAACAGGGTGTTCTCAACGGTGGCACCGTGAATCGCACACAACAAGGCTCCTCCCAAAATCCCAGCAACCCCCATCATGTGGAACGGGTTGAGGGTGAAGTTGTGAAACCCTTGCACAAACAGGATGAAGCGGAAGATGCCTGCCACTCCGAAGCTCGGGGCGAAAAACCAACTCGACTGTCCCAAAGGGTACATCAAGAAGACGCTGACGAAGACGGCGATGGGCCCGGTAAAGGCAATCGCGTTGTAGGGGCGGATGCCCACTAACCGCGCAATCTCTATCTGACGCAGGCAAAACCCGATCAGTCCGAAGGCGCCGTGTAGCGCTACAAATGTCCACAAGCCGCCGAGTTGGCACCAGCGGGTGAAGTCGCCTTGCGCTTCAGGCCCCCACAAGAACAATAATGAGTGTCCCAGGCTATCTGCTGGGGTTGATACTGCCACGGTCAAGAAGTTGCACCCTTCTAGATAGGAGGAGGCTAGGCCGTGGGTGTACCAGGAGGATACAAAGGTGGTGCCGGTCATCCACCCCCCAATCGCCAGGAAGGCGCAGGGGAATAACAGAAGACCAGACCATCCGATGAAGACGAATCGATCTCGCTTCAGCCAGTCGTCGAGGACGTCGAACCATCCTCGGCTTGCTGGCGCGCGTCCGACTGCTATGGTCATATCGTAAAACTCCAGATGTTTGAGTATGAGTACTTAAGACGTGATTTACTCTGATTTAACCCTGAGCTTTCCAGATGACCAGGCACGGAAATGCCCAGAGTATGAGTAGAGTTTACGTTTCTTTACTGATTAACAATTATACGGATCACTTTCTAAAATTTCTAGCGAATTTCTTAACTCAACCAACCTCTTTTGCAATCTAAATTTATCGAGTTCTCAGTCGCATCCTCGCCACTTCTGCGATCGCCAAAATCCCTGAACCGTTAGGGGTAGGCAAAAGCTAAATGAAAATTGCAACTATAGAATTCCTTAAGAAACTAGTTCATAATCTTTTACTCTTCACTAATTGAGTATTGGCACTGAGTATTAGTACTCAATAGTAAGGATGGCATTTGGTTTAACATAGGTAGATTACTTGCCTAAGCAGATTCAACTGCCTGATAGATTCAACAGATTCAATTGAGAAAAGGGTAAGAACTTAACGCTTCTAACTGCTTAGTAGATAGTTCAACTCGGTTGTTAGCCACTCACTGAACATGCGGTTCAGAATCTCCTGGTAGCGCTCTGATGTCAGTTCAGCTGGGATGCACTCCTCTACCAATAGAAGATGGCAGGTTTGATCAATCATCAATGGCCCAATCAGGTTACCTGGAGGTGAGCCAAATACGATCGCAGAAAGATCCGGCTTCAGGTTCCAGCGATAAAATTTTCCTTCATAGCCACAGTTGTAGCGTCGCTGAGCATCGACATCGTAGATATGAGCCGCTTCATAAAAACTGATTTCACCTTCCTGAATTTCGTAGAAAATTTCTTGTGCTAGCTTCTCGTAAGGCACAACAAGTCGATAGAGCAAAACCTGATCAAAATCAGCCTGATGTTCAGCAAAGTACTTTTTTGCCTCATTAGCAAATAAAGATTGAGCCAGCTTTTCTGCCAACAAGCGATCGCGAATCCCAGCTTCCCAATCCTCGGCTGTAATCATCTGATCAGAAAGCCAGGCAAAGGTATCACTCGCCCGGAACAATCGGTGCTCGTACCGATGCTGATCTGCAACAGTCTGAATTTCTTCTGAAGTAATGCTAATACCACGCTCTTCAACCGCCTGATTAATAATTCGTTGGTAAATAATTTTTTGACAGACTTCTTTGATTTGAACGTTTCTCTTAAGAGCAGAAATAATTTCTTCTGACTCAATATTTCCACCTTTGAACGTAATCATGGTGCACCACCCTTACCATCGCATTGGATACGGGATGAGAAAACTGATCCAAGCATGCGTGTCATTTCTTATACTAAGCCAACAGCCAGTCTCCGCATGGGAGCCTGGCAGATGGTGGTTCAAAACTAGAGCCTAAGCTCAGCGTGTTACCACATTCCCTGGAAACTTAAAAGTTGATGTTTGCTGAATCACTTCCAACTGAGAATGCGAAGGAGGTGATATCAATCATAGTTTGAGGCAATGCTTCTATATCGGCTGGAATATAGACTGTTTCAATTTCTGAGACTGTTTCAATTTCTGGATTTAACTGTGCTCCATTACTCACAGCAGAAATCCCTAAATTCAACATTGGATTCAAATAATTACCACTGGCAGCGTATTCATGAGCCTCTATACTTTGATGGTTAACGAGGGCGATCGCGTTACCATATTTCTCATCAAAAATTGGCTGCCCTTCAATAGAGAATTGAACATCAGAAAAAAATAGAGGATTGAGTGGGAAGCTTATTTCGCCAAAAACACTATCCGTATCAGTGCTGACATTGTAATTCAATGAAAGGCTTGATCTCGATAGCTGAAAATTGGATGAAGCTGGATCGCTTAACTCAGTTGAAAAATTAGCAGAGAGTATGGGTATTTGAGAATATAAACTTGCTGGATCTGAGAGGCTTGAATCAGCAGTGGCGGAAAGTAGAGAGGCTTCGGAAGTAGAAAACATTTTGAACCTTCTTTTGTGCAGGAGCACAGCTAGAGAGTAGAAGTATTACAAGAGAACTTGATACGGAATAAAAGCTTAGATTGGAAGTACAAAAAGGGCTAGAACCCAAAAGGAAAACCAGAAAAGAAACTTGACCCTTGACGAGAATAAGATCCCCAAAACAGACTAGTGCTATAGCCATTCATTGCAATCAATACAGGCATAAAGATATTCATTGAAATGGCTGTATTGCCAATTGAAGTTCCACCAAGATTAATCACAGATGCGGATGATGCTGGGTAGAGACTTAACGATTGGAAAAAGGATTGAAAGATATACGGAAAAGGACTCATACCCTTTGACTTACGGCCTCCTGAAGGAGTTAACTCATTCATATTTTCCTGGTAATCAATATCAGTAATAATCATGGATTGTTTCCCTCAAATCGACTATTGATGCCCCTGTTAAGGATCAAGATTTTGAATCAATCATTGCCTTAACAGGGACTATGATTACACCCTTATAGCTTCACTTCTCATCGAGCCTGAAATTTCAGAGTTTACTGATTACAGACCCAACACGACAAGAGATGCACTGAGGCTATCAATGTTAATTTGAGTGGAGCCATTTGCTGAGTAAACACCTCCAGGACCAGCGGCAGTTACCGTGTAGAAAGTCGAAAAATCGTAGTTATAGGTGCTAAGGCTAGCGCCTAAATCAATTCCGCCTTCCAAATTCGTTGCTTCAACAGCTGTTTCTTGATAGTTCAGTTCAGAAATAATCATTTTTCCCTCCTGAAAAAGTTGCAATTGAAATGTTTAAATGTGCTAACTACAAACCCATCACGAGCTACAGACCCAATACAACAAGTGATGCACCAAGGCTACTAATATCTAGTTGAGCAACACCTGTTGCGGCATAGCTTCCTCCCGGACCAGCAGCTGACACGGTTCCAAACAGTTGTGAGCTATAATCCCACGTACTGATGCTTGCGCCGAGATTAATTCCACCTTCTAAGTTAGTTGCTTCAACAGCCATTTCTTGATAGTTCAGTTCAGAGATAATCATGGTTAGCTCCTTCAACAGTAGTTGATGAATACTTGGCGAATGAAAGATTAAATTAAAGGTCATTTCATCGCCCAGTTTGATAAAAGTGAATGACTCAAGATGCACCAGAATGACAATTCAGACAGAAGATTGCTAGGGATTTCCTAAATATAGGAAAGATGTGCCGAAGGCTTGTATGAGTGATTGCAAACTGATTGTGGCTGCATAACTACCATTTGGACCTGCGGAGGATACTGTCTGAATTTGAGATAGCTTCTGGAAAAAATATGAGAGAGTAGCTCCAAAATTATCTCCACCTTCTGGGTTGCTTATTTCAACAGCTTCTTCCAAGTAATTCAGATTAGTAATATTCACATTTCCTCCTTTGCAATCTGCTTTTTTTGGATTTGTTCTATCTGAACTGTTATCTAAACTGTATAACTTCTAATTTTGAAATAGGGTGTTTTTTGCATTTTATGTAGCCAATTTGGCGTTGATATTTAGATGAGAACCTTATTTGAAGTCATTGATGGATAGATAGCAAAAAATTGACCCATCCTGGAAAGGAATGTGCCACAGATCAGACTTAAGAAAACTCAGTGATGCTAAGAGGATGCTTTAAAGGCCTGGTTTCTATTGATTTGGACGACTAAAGTCGTTACTACAAACATAAGAATACGGATGAATACAGCTATTTTGTGGGGTTCTTAGTGATGATTTTAACCATTACTACCCTTTTCAAACACTCTCTAAAAAAGAGTCAACAGACAGGAATCCAAACTATTCTTGTCAGAAGTTATTTGAAGCTTAAGAACGAGTTCTCTAAAAACTTCAAATTGAATTGATTGTGAACCAGTGTATTTTCCCAAAGAGAAAAGTTACCACCTAAGATGCTATTTTCTTGAAAATCGATTGGTTCTAAATCATGAAGTTCATTAAGCTGGGTCAAGCAGTTTGATGTGGCTCGATCGCTTGAGTGAACAAGCAACATCTCCTTCTTATCGTGGGACAATTTCTGATTGGGTTGGGGCTGGCTAGCTGATGGTTCTGCAATCGCATTTAGTAAGCGATTTTCTTTTACTAAACGACTGTAGGTACGGTAGGGAATAAAGTAAACCGGGTTATATCCAGCGAACCGTAAAATTAGCACGCACGCCCAAGAATAACGCCCTTCTGTAATTGCCTGAACTACTTGATTGAATTGTTCAGGACTCATCACTTTGTTGCGTTTCTCAGATAAATGACTTTTTGGCAAATTCATAACGTAAATACCTTTTTTCAATGGGGGCAGTTGAAAATTACAAGCTCAAATTCGTTTCTTGCAACTTGCGAATTGGATCTAGCAAAACTTCTGCAATCCGGCGACGACGAGTCACAATTTCGGCAGTTGCCGTTTGTCCAGCTTTGAGCGCGATCGCTTGCTGGTCTCTTGTCAAAGAACTACGCTCAAGGGCAATTTCTACACGATAAACTGCCCCCAATCGTTCATCCGATTTGATATCAGGTGAAATTGTGATGACCTTGCCTGAAAGGGTTCCATAGTCCTGATAAGGATAAGCATCAAACTTAATCTGAACTGGATCACCCACTTTTACAAACCCCGCTTCTCGTGTGGGTAAAGCAGCTGCTAAAACTAAAGGAGCACCTTCGGGCGCAATTTCGGCGATCGCATGTCCCGCTTGAGCAACATCTCCACTTTTACGAATGTTTAGCGTGGAAATTATTCCAGTAGCTGGAGCCTTCAGCGTGAGTTGCTCTAGTTCTGCTTTGGCTTGCTTAAATTGTTTAAAGTTCTGCTGAATCTTTGCCTGCAATTGGGTTTTCTGTACCAGCAATTGCTGAACTTTTTGCTGGGACTGTAACTGCATCTCTTGGGCTTCTGCATACTTGCGAGTACGTTCAGCCTGGAGACGATTAAATTCAGCAAACACCTGCTGCAAATCTGCCCGCAAACGTTTTGCTTCTGACAGAGATTGCTGAATATCTCCTAGTTGTTGGGTCATGCTGCGTTGACGATCAGCAAGCTGTTGTTGTGCTTGAAACAACTGTTCACGGGCAAGGGCACCTTCATTCACCAAATACTCAAATCGGGATAGACGTTCCTGTTGAACTGCTGCATTTGCTTGTAACTGGTTCAGCAGCAGGCGGCTGGTGGCAGCACGGTCTTCTGCTTGCCAGATGGCGGCTTTTTGGCTTTCAATTTTAGCTCGCACTTGGGCAATGGCAGCATCTTGCGCCTGGATTGCAGCATTAGCAATCGCTTGTTGCGTTTGCACTTCCAGCCGCGTTTTATCAATCAATGCTTCAACCTGAAGCCGTTCTTTTTCATAGTTACTATGTGCCTGCACTGACCATTCCACCAGGTTGCGGGCGATCGCATCATCCAGTTTGGCAATAACCTGCCCCGCTCTTACAAGCTGGCTTTCTTGCACATAGACATTCGCAACTTTGCCAGAAACAACTGGATTAACCTTGTAGGTCTCGCCTTGGGGGATAAGCCGCCCCTGCGCTCGCCCCACTTCATCAATTTGACCAACCGCCGCCCACGTTGCAAATGCTGCACAAAATAGGACGCTGCTAGCCAGTAATTGATTGGGCAATTTGGCTGGAGGGCGATCTAGTACTGTTTGCAAAGCATTGGACCAGTTGCCTGGAACATTAGCGATCGCTGCAGAAAAATCAGATGTAGAACTAGGGGATATTATCCCTGCAGAGGTTGGCATAACCGCAATGGAAGCACTCGTTCCTCCATAAATCGATGCGACTTCGGGAGAAATATCCGGTTCAGGAATAGGAACTGAATGGTCC is a window of Leptolyngbyaceae cyanobacterium JSC-12 DNA encoding:
- a CDS encoding chlorophyll synthase (IMG reference gene:2510094892~PFAM: UbiA prenyltransferase family~TIGRFAM: bacteriochlorophyll/chlorophyll synthetase; chlorophyll synthase, ChlG); the protein is MADLNPSQLSTDPVSSDSASNDGTPVPSDSTVTDRSAKARQLLGMKGAQAGETSIWKVRLQLMKPITWIPLMWGVVCGAASSGNFEWTLENVLISAACMLMSGPLMAGYTQTLNEYYDRDVDAINEPYRPIPSGAISLPKVVTQIWVLLLAGVAVAFVLDQWAGHRFPTLTVLAIFGSFISYIYSAPPLKLKQNNGWLSSYALGASYIALPWWAGQALFGDLTPSIMVLTLFYSLAGLGIAVVNDFKSVEGDRQLGLKSLPVMFGVNTAAWICVLMIDIFQAGIAAYLIHIHQNLYAAILILLIIPQITFQDMYFLRNPLENDVKYQASAQPFLVLGMLVVALALGHSSLS
- a CDS encoding oxyanion-translocating ATPase (IMG reference gene:2510094893~PFAM: Anion-transporting ATPase) gives rise to the protein MALILTFLGKGGVGRTTIAIAAAKRLAGQGKRVLFATQDPGPGVGLVLNATLHFEPTYYEPNLDVVQLQAAALLERSWEELKKLEAQYLRTPFFKEVYGQELGVLPGMDAALVLNAIREYEASGKYDAIVYDGTGDQTTLRMLGMPEVLSWYIRRFRQVFANSDLGKTVVPLLQPIAIAVLNVSWTGDIFEQPATQQVNHLLDEGKAAIADPNRVAAYLVTTPDEVAIATAKYLWGASQQAGLTVGGLILNRAEGDTNLASQFSPLPISPIPIQPVNDWQPLINSLPNFDQAAQMPRPVAVNVAERKVSLFLPGFDRKQVKLTQYGPELTIEAGDQRRNVFLPSELRDSAVTGAKFQDGFLIISF
- a CDS encoding Protein of unknown function (DUF2862) (IMG reference gene:2510094894~PFAM: Protein of unknown function (DUF2862)) codes for the protein MEVGQKVRVRRLRDRVSDVVVQKLGQTGTILDFKMTDGSGVGVLVQFEDKFATWFFEDEIEPTS
- a CDS encoding imidazole glycerol phosphate synthase subunit hisF (IMG reference gene:2510094895~PFAM: Histidine biosynthesis protein~TIGRFAM: imidazoleglycerol phosphate synthase, cyclase subunit), whose translation is MLAKRILPCLDVKAGRVVKGVNFVDLRDAGDPVELAQAYNDAGADELVFLDITATHEDRDIILDVVYRTAEQVFIPLTVGGGIQSLETIKRLLRAGADKVSINSAAVRDPSLVDRASDRFGNQCIVVAIDARRRTDPGNLGWDVYVRGGRENTGLDALSWAQEVAQRGAGELLVTSMDADGTQAGYDLELTRAIAERVEIPVIASGGAGNCDHIYQALTDGKAEAALLASLLHYGQLTVAQIKSHLSERHVPVRLSS
- a CDS encoding hypothetical protein (IMG reference gene:2510094896), which translates into the protein MLITILAIVISLVAWSLHLMQEAIERREFSLMLAGTLVAFSAAALVGVYFLMGNYLGYMTRIAHPPSYEYSYYDGQLVGSDDLLMN
- a CDS encoding response regulator with CheY-like receiver, AAA-type ATPase, and DNA-binding domains (IMG reference gene:2510094897~PFAM: GAF domain; Response regulator receiver domain); translation: MTYTIPELDSISRQLMSLERPKKAKMLVVDDEPDNLDLLYRTFRRDFQVLKAESGVHALEVLAAEGEVAVIISDQRMPEMKGTEFLSRTVPQFPDTMRIILTGFTDVEDLVEAINSGQVYKYITKPWNPDELKAVVQRAAETYELLKQRTEELQRSQAQTALLSTIVCTVQEATSVETCLAPLAVAFGKTFHADGCILQLVEGDTLTASQGTFSADGAIENWLAQDSLTKDAIAARKMEVAVDIPSDSSLASAEHYTSSGTQAHLIVPVVYRDKVLAVLSLQWKKPCTLREDELVLLHLSAQQVAIALHGMIC
- a CDS encoding Photosystem II DII subunit, Q(A) protein (IMG reference gene:2510094898~PFAM: Photosynthetic reaction centre protein~TIGRFAM: Photosystem II, DII subunit (also called Q(A))), which gives rise to MTIAVGRAPASRGWFDVLDDWLKRDRFVFIGWSGLLLFPCAFLAIGGWMTGTTFVSSWYTHGLASSYLEGCNFLTVAVSTPADSLGHSLLFLWGPEAQGDFTRWCQLGGLWTFVALHGAFGLIGFCLRQIEIARLVGIRPYNAIAFTGPIAVFVSVFLMYPLGQSSWFFAPSFGVAGIFRFILFVQGFHNFTLNPFHMMGVAGILGGALLCAIHGATVENTLFEDGDSANTFKAFSPTQSEETYSMVTANRFWSQIFGIAFSNKRWLHFFMLFVPVTGLWMASVGIVGLALNLRAYDFVSQELRAAEDPEFETFYTKNILLNEGIRAWMAPQDQPHENFVFPEEVLPRGNAL
- a CDS encoding parvulin-like peptidyl-prolyl isomerase (IMG reference gene:2510094899~PFAM: PPIC-type PPIASE domain), whose product is MITFKGGNIESEEIISALKRNVQIKEVCQKIIYQRIINQAVEERGISITSEEIQTVADQHRYEHRLFRASDTFAWLSDQMITAEDWEAGIRDRLLAEKLAQSLFANEAKKYFAEHQADFDQVLLYRLVVPYEKLAQEIFYEIQEGEISFYEAAHIYDVDAQRRYNCGYEGKFYRWNLKPDLSAIVFGSPPGNLIGPLMIDQTCHLLLVEECIPAELTSERYQEILNRMFSEWLTTELNYLLSS
- a CDS encoding hypothetical protein (IMG reference gene:2510094900), with the protein product MFSTSEASLLSATADSSLSDPASLYSQIPILSANFSTELSDPASSNFQLSRSSLSLNYNVSTDTDSVFGEISFPLNPLFFSDVQFSIEGQPIFDEKYGNAIALVNHQSIEAHEYAASGNYLNPMLNLGISAVSNGAQLNPEIETVSEIETVYIPADIEALPQTMIDITSFAFSVGSDSANINF
- a CDS encoding hypothetical protein (IMG reference gene:2510094901), translated to MIITDIDYQENMNELTPSGGRKSKGMSPFPYIFQSFFQSLSLYPASSASVINLGGTSIGNTAISMNIFMPVLIAMNGYSTSLFWGSYSRQGSSFFSGFPFGF